One Amycolatopsis sp. NBC_00355 genomic window carries:
- a CDS encoding tyrosine-type recombinase/integrase — MKRVDGFHALRHFYASTLLDAGESITALAEHLGHSDPGFTLRTYAHLMPSSKDRTRRAVDNVLGVRLEPPARPDDGLAA; from the coding sequence GTGAAGCGCGTCGACGGGTTCCACGCGCTGCGGCACTTCTACGCCTCCACGCTGCTGGACGCTGGCGAGTCCATCACCGCGCTCGCCGAACACCTCGGCCACAGCGACCCCGGGTTCACGCTGCGGACCTACGCACACCTCATGCCGTCGAGCAAGGATCGGACTCGCCGGGCCGTCGACAACGTGCTCGGCGTCCGGCTGGAGCCCCCTGCACGGCCTGACGACGGCCTGGCAGCATGA
- the rlmB gene encoding 23S rRNA (guanosine(2251)-2'-O)-methyltransferase RlmB, which yields MAGNSRRQGAIRKTGTKKGAVVGSGGQRRKALEGKGPTPKAEDRPGHKAYRQNNAQTKRDQARQKKADKPELIAGRNPVVEALRADVPATALYVAINIEIDDRVNDAVRLAGDKGISILEIPREELDRKTNRAVHQGLGLQVPPFEYAHPDDLMAAARNSGEVPLFVALDGVTDPRNLGAVIRSAAAFGAHGVLLPERRSAGMTAVAWRTSAGTAAKLPIAVATNLTRQLKSWANEGLMLVGLDADGSVEIDGLELAADPLVIVLGSEGRGLSRLVRETCDATVSIPMAAGVESLNASVAAGVLLAEVARRRRLAGRI from the coding sequence ATGGCAGGCAACTCCCGGCGCCAGGGCGCCATCCGCAAGACGGGCACCAAGAAGGGTGCCGTCGTCGGTTCCGGCGGTCAGCGCCGCAAGGCCCTCGAAGGCAAGGGCCCGACCCCGAAGGCGGAGGACCGTCCCGGGCACAAGGCGTACCGCCAGAACAACGCCCAGACCAAGCGCGACCAGGCGCGGCAGAAGAAGGCCGACAAGCCGGAACTGATCGCCGGGCGCAACCCGGTGGTCGAGGCGTTGCGCGCGGACGTCCCGGCGACCGCGCTGTACGTCGCGATCAACATCGAGATCGACGACCGCGTGAACGACGCCGTCCGGCTGGCCGGCGACAAGGGCATCTCGATCCTGGAGATCCCGCGCGAGGAACTGGACCGCAAGACGAACCGGGCCGTGCACCAGGGCCTGGGCCTGCAGGTCCCGCCGTTCGAGTACGCCCACCCGGACGACCTGATGGCGGCGGCGCGCAACTCGGGCGAGGTGCCCCTGTTCGTCGCGCTCGACGGCGTCACCGACCCGCGCAACCTCGGCGCGGTGATCCGCTCGGCGGCCGCGTTCGGCGCCCACGGCGTGCTGCTGCCGGAGCGGCGCAGCGCGGGCATGACCGCGGTGGCGTGGCGCACGAGCGCGGGCACGGCGGCGAAGCTGCCGATCGCGGTCGCGACCAACCTCACGCGCCAGTTGAAGTCCTGGGCGAACGAGGGCCTGATGCTGGTCGGCCTGGACGCGGACGGCTCGGTCGAGATCGACGGGCTGGAGTTGGCGGCGGACCCGCTGGTCATCGTGCTGGGCTCGGAAGGCCGCGGCTTGTCACGTCTCGTCCGCGAGACGTGCGACGCGACCGTGTCGATCCCGATGGCGGCGGGCGTGGAGTCGTTGAACGCGTCGGTGGCGGCGGGTGTGCTGCTGGCCGAGGTCGCGCGGCGCCGTCGTCTCGCCGGGCGGATCTGA
- a CDS encoding TIGR04255 family protein, translating into MDRPLELAPVEEVLLPHAPLITVLSQVRWPEVTHLKLNIDDVVTRVGERLADDYPLYSREKEFQLAITPRGPMQQESGNIYQFKSADQNWKVTLSEAFVTLDVKRYTSRKDFIGRFEQVLQAVNSAVKIPFALRVGFRYVNRIEKSDEYSQLTEHVQFAALGGGAVPLAKGVELNHSLSEAVYKKGEVQLLARSAHLPPGATTDPAISPSSNRSWILDLDAFQEGEIEFDAASLATKASDLASIAYSFFRWAIDDEFLRMYGGDV; encoded by the coding sequence ATGGATAGACCACTTGAACTGGCCCCCGTCGAGGAGGTCTTGCTCCCGCACGCCCCGCTGATCACGGTGCTGTCCCAGGTTCGCTGGCCTGAAGTTACTCATCTCAAGTTGAATATTGACGATGTGGTGACCCGCGTCGGTGAACGACTGGCGGATGACTACCCGCTCTACTCTCGCGAAAAAGAGTTTCAGCTTGCAATAACCCCGCGCGGACCCATGCAGCAAGAAAGCGGGAATATTTATCAGTTTAAGTCGGCGGATCAAAACTGGAAAGTGACACTCTCGGAAGCTTTTGTTACTCTTGACGTAAAGCGCTACACATCACGCAAAGACTTTATCGGCAGGTTCGAACAAGTTCTACAAGCCGTCAATTCGGCAGTCAAGATTCCATTCGCCTTACGTGTTGGATTTCGCTATGTTAATCGCATCGAGAAATCTGACGAGTACTCCCAACTTACCGAGCATGTCCAGTTTGCCGCACTGGGCGGCGGAGCTGTTCCCCTCGCGAAAGGCGTTGAGCTTAATCACTCTCTCAGCGAGGCGGTATACAAGAAAGGAGAAGTGCAACTTCTTGCACGGTCAGCACACTTGCCTCCCGGAGCGACTACCGATCCAGCGATATCACCGTCCAGCAACCGAAGCTGGATATTAGATTTAGACGCATTCCAAGAGGGCGAAATAGAATTTGACGCTGCAAGTCTTGCGACAAAGGCGTCAGATCTGGCCTCCATAGCTTACAGCTTCTTTCGATGGGCGATCGACGACGAATTTCTGCGAATGTACGGAGGGGACGTATGA
- a CDS encoding MBOAT family O-acyltransferase, giving the protein MSFVSPLFLWYFMPAVLIAVLVCPRTWRNGIIAVGSLLFYTIGAGPFVFLLLGCMVVNFMAGPLLEASPWDVQGVRRRRILIAVVSLDVGVLLIWKYAGFATQQIAAVSHWFGGSLPVASLVVPIGISFYTFHHISYVVDIYRGERPALRNPVSFAAYIAMFPQLVAGPIVRYREIADQLPQLRSHRLDDIAAGFPRFALGLCKKTIIADSLSPLVEACFKVPPDQMTFATAWLGAIGYTLQLFFDFSGYSDMAIGLGRMLGFRLPENFARPYSSVTITEFWRRWHMSLSRWFRDYVYIPLGGNRHGAGKTYRNLCVVFVLTGFWHGAQWTFLVWGCYHGALLVIERRFGLDLNPADPRKRYLRRALTMLLVVFGWVFFRSQDIGHALAMIGHMLIPDFDGLGAGVEQAFTNQRLVLLLAALAVFVLPAHPVTGPLLESSRSRPATALRIGVMTVGLIYAAILIATGTFSPFLYYQF; this is encoded by the coding sequence ATGTCATTCGTTTCGCCACTGTTCCTGTGGTACTTCATGCCGGCGGTGCTCATCGCCGTGCTGGTGTGCCCGCGGACCTGGCGCAACGGCATCATCGCGGTCGGCAGCCTGCTGTTCTACACGATCGGCGCCGGGCCGTTCGTGTTCCTGCTGCTCGGCTGCATGGTCGTCAACTTCATGGCCGGGCCGCTGCTGGAGGCGAGCCCGTGGGACGTCCAGGGCGTCCGGCGGCGGCGGATCCTCATCGCCGTCGTCTCGCTCGACGTCGGCGTCCTGCTGATCTGGAAGTACGCCGGGTTCGCGACCCAGCAGATCGCCGCCGTCTCGCACTGGTTCGGCGGCAGCCTGCCCGTCGCGAGCCTGGTGGTGCCGATCGGCATCTCGTTCTACACGTTCCACCACATCTCGTACGTGGTCGACATCTACCGCGGCGAGCGGCCGGCGCTGCGCAACCCGGTGTCGTTCGCGGCGTACATCGCGATGTTCCCGCAGCTGGTCGCCGGCCCGATCGTGCGTTACCGCGAGATCGCCGACCAGCTGCCGCAGCTGCGCTCCCACCGCCTCGACGACATCGCGGCGGGCTTCCCCCGGTTCGCGCTGGGCCTGTGCAAGAAGACGATCATCGCGGACTCCCTGAGCCCGCTGGTCGAGGCGTGCTTCAAGGTCCCCCCGGACCAGATGACGTTCGCGACGGCGTGGCTGGGCGCGATCGGTTACACACTCCAGTTGTTCTTCGACTTCTCGGGCTATTCGGACATGGCGATCGGCCTGGGCCGCATGCTGGGCTTCCGCCTCCCGGAGAACTTCGCCAGGCCGTACTCGTCGGTGACGATCACGGAGTTCTGGCGCCGCTGGCACATGAGCCTGTCCCGCTGGTTCCGCGACTACGTCTACATCCCCCTGGGCGGCAACCGTCATGGAGCGGGCAAGACGTACCGCAACCTGTGCGTGGTGTTCGTCCTGACGGGCTTCTGGCACGGCGCGCAATGGACGTTCCTGGTGTGGGGCTGCTACCACGGAGCGCTCTTGGTGATCGAGCGCCGCTTCGGCCTGGACCTGAACCCGGCCGACCCCCGCAAGCGCTACCTGCGCAGGGCGCTGACGATGCTCCTGGTGGTCTTCGGCTGGGTCTTCTTCCGCTCGCAGGACATCGGCCACGCGCTGGCGATGATCGGCCACATGCTGATCCCGGACTTCGACGGCTTGGGTGCCGGGGTGGAGCAGGCGTTCACCAACCAGCGCCTGGTGTTGCTGCTGGCGGCGCTGGCGGTCTTCGTACTCCCGGCCCACCCGGTGACGGGCCCGCTGCTGGAGTCGTCCCGAAGCCGCCCGGCAACGGCGCTGCGCATAGGTGTGATGACGGTGGGCCTGATCTACGCGGCGATCCTGATAGCCACGGGCACGTTCAGCCCGTTCTTGTACTACCAGTTCTAA
- a CDS encoding transglutaminase-like domain-containing protein yields the protein MSFVPSPTSVRLSDYLAADAVVDHDHPAIRAQAEQLTDGRRDYAEAAFLFVRDEIDHVIDAADPRVTWRASDVLRERVGICYAKSHLLAALLRAQGIPAGFCYQELSALHGLNAVYLHGTWSRLDARGNRTGAGGEFSLDVERLAWPVDSARGERDHPEIHPAPAPAVLDFLTTAEPGAGWYENGLPATL from the coding sequence ATGAGTTTTGTGCCGTCACCCACGTCCGTTCGGCTGAGCGACTACCTCGCGGCCGACGCCGTCGTCGATCACGACCACCCCGCGATCCGGGCGCAGGCGGAACAACTGACGGACGGCCGCCGCGACTACGCCGAAGCCGCGTTCCTGTTCGTGCGGGACGAGATCGACCACGTCATCGACGCCGCCGATCCGCGGGTCACCTGGCGGGCGTCGGATGTGCTGCGCGAGCGCGTCGGGATCTGCTACGCCAAGTCCCACCTGCTGGCCGCTTTGCTTAGGGCACAAGGGATCCCGGCCGGGTTCTGCTACCAGGAGCTCTCCGCGCTGCACGGGCTGAATGCCGTGTACCTGCACGGCACGTGGTCGCGCCTCGACGCCCGCGGCAACCGCACGGGGGCCGGCGGAGAGTTCTCCCTCGACGTCGAACGGCTCGCTTGGCCCGTCGACTCCGCGCGCGGCGAACGCGATCACCCGGAGATCCATCCCGCGCCGGCGCCGGCGGTGCTGGACTTCCTGACGACGGCCGAACCGGGCGCCGGCTGGTACGAAAACGGGCTGCCGGCGACGCTCTGA
- a CDS encoding histidine phosphatase family protein, giving the protein MLAARYLLLTRHGEATPDETGLTEAGQRQAVLLGRRLRELPVAAIHHGPLRRAALTAAIIGDQLPGVPLHVDEAAGDFVPYLPKREELPETSADRLLAITRQLPPADEELAAEAERRFTGPIPGNEARFDLVVTHNYLISWLVRASQDAPPWRWLALNHGNTALTVIRYVPGRPAALLTYNDQGHLPAALRWTGFPPEFYLP; this is encoded by the coding sequence GTGCTGGCGGCGCGCTACCTCCTCCTCACCCGGCACGGCGAAGCGACCCCGGACGAGACCGGGCTCACCGAAGCCGGGCAGCGGCAGGCGGTTCTGCTCGGACGGCGGTTGCGCGAACTGCCCGTCGCCGCCATCCACCACGGACCGCTCCGGCGGGCCGCGCTCACCGCCGCCATCATCGGCGACCAGCTGCCCGGTGTGCCGCTCCACGTCGACGAGGCGGCCGGCGACTTCGTGCCCTACCTCCCGAAGCGGGAAGAGCTGCCCGAGACGTCCGCCGACCGGCTGCTCGCCATCACCCGGCAGCTGCCACCCGCCGACGAGGAGCTCGCCGCCGAAGCCGAACGGCGGTTCACCGGGCCCATTCCCGGGAACGAGGCGCGGTTCGACCTCGTCGTCACGCACAACTACCTCATCTCCTGGCTCGTGCGCGCTTCGCAGGACGCGCCGCCGTGGCGGTGGCTCGCGCTCAACCACGGCAACACGGCGCTGACCGTCATCCGCTACGTGCCGGGGCGGCCCGCCGCGCTGCTGACCTACAACGACCAAGGTCATCTCCCCGCCGCGCTGCGCTGGACGGGCTTCCCACCCGAGTTTTACCTTCCGTGA